A window of Candidatus Zixiibacteriota bacterium genomic DNA:
ATGGCGTATGTCCTCGTGTGCCAATTAAATTTCATTGTTTCATGGAAATCTGAAAAAACCGAAAGAACAACTATGGCAAGAGAAGCTCCCGTCGATATCGCCAAAGGCATCGGTATTATACTCGTTGTCGCCGGTCACACGATAATCGGATTTGGCAGTCAGCATGAACATTTGTATAATTTCACACATTCGTTTAATATGCCATTGTTTTTAGGAATATCCGTTATATTTATCTCGAAGAAACGTAGTATTAGCGCGTTTTTTAATTCCAAGTTTAAGCGGTTTGTAATTCCCTTTCTCAGCTGGGTAGTTGTTTATGCGATATTATCAAATTTAATGAACTATATTAAAGTCCAACTGCAATCGGTTGTTGTTATAAATGAAGCGATAACATATCATGCATTAAATGAATACTTAATGATCCCATTCTTAGGGAATTGGATATCGTTGAAAAATGCCGGTTTGTATGTCGAATTATGGTTTCTTCCAGCAGCATTTAGTTTAGCGCTACTATTCAGGTTTATATTGGAATTGGATTTTAAAAATAACAAAATCATTATTGCTATCGTAAGCATAATAGCGTCATTATTAATGGTATATTTTAATAATCTTTATAAACTGCACAATATGATACCCTGGGGCATAGATATAGCGATAACCTGTTTGCCATTTTATTATCTTTGTCAGTTTAGAAAAATATTCTATAAGCTTAATACTATATTCATTCCAATTCTAATTATATTAATCGTAATACTTACATATCGCATGCCTGTTGGTATTGCAGGTATGATAATTGATAATTATTTCAGATTTATACTTGCTGCCAATTTGGGAATAATCCTTGTTTTTTGTGTTTCAAGCAAATTAGCAACTTTTAGAATTAGTAAAATACTAACTAAAATTGGCTCCAGATCTTATTTAATATTCACCTTACAAGGAGTAGTATTTTTATTCTGGCGTCCTTTAGCCAGCAGGATTTCCATATTATCAAACGATGACTTATTTAACGCTGTTTTATTTATATTAGGCTTAACTATTCCCTATTTTCTCTATCCAGTCGTTGATAAATTTAAAGTATCGAGATTTCTATTATTAGGAGCAGATAAGAAATCATCGTGATATAGATGCGATGACATTTCGGGAGATACCCTTTTAGCAGCATGTCGGCGCACGGGGACGTATGCCAGCTACAAATTTATACTTGTCTATAAAAAGTCTATTAGGGGCTAATATCAAACCTGTTAAGCTAAATAAACGAGTAATGATTCGTGAATAATACAAGTTAAGGCAAGTTTTCATAATGAAAAAACACAGCAATAAAAAACCAGCCTGCCGCGATTATTATCGCAACAAGCCGGAAAGGGTGATTTATATTAACGGCAGACAATATAAGTAATTCGCGTTAGCCTGCCGGATAGCGAATTTATCTTACCACTAAATTAACTTTCATCAAAAACGGAAGGATTATCCAACCGGGCTGTTTTCATCTCAATGACGACATCATTAATCGGGGGAAGAACCCAGACCTGACGAGATTGTTTTCCCCACCGCATTGCCTCAGGACGAGTATGGACGCAGATATCGAGGCGGTTGCCTATTATCATATTGCCGGTATCCTCGGCTTTCCACCAGCCTAAACCCTCGATATAAAGCCATGTCCCAATCGGCACAACTTTTGGGTCAACCGCTACAGTATGGTATGGCTTAGCCGGCGCTCCCGAAAAAGTAATGCCGTGAAACCTGTTCTCGTACTCATCAATGGCAAGATAAGCGGTTACAACAAATGTATCAGGCATAGTATAGCCAAGCTGATTCATATATTCAACTATTGTCGGGACGCCGTACGGCTCCGTATTTTCACTGTATTTTGGCTCAGTGTTGTCGTTAAAGCTCAAAATAATTGCCAGCGCTAATAAATATCGCCACATAACTGCTCCAACATTTACAACCAGGTTAATTACCTGATTGTTTCTCATTACTCAGTTCCAAGCAATTAAAGCATTATCTATGCCAATATGTTAATATTTTAAACAATATTTAAAATACAATTAGATATTTATTAAAATATGACAATTAAACATAATTCGAAAGCAGATTCTGCTAACATCCAAAAACTCAATTAGTTAACTGTTTGGAATTCCCGAAATTGTATTTCCCGAAACATCTATATACTAAAGAATACGAATATGAATTGCTATAATAAATCTAA
This region includes:
- a CDS encoding 3D domain-containing protein, whose translation is MRNNQVINLVVNVGAVMWRYLLALAIILSFNDNTEPKYSENTEPYGVPTIVEYMNQLGYTMPDTFVVTAYLAIDEYENRFHGITFSGAPAKPYHTVAVDPKVVPIGTWLYIEGLGWWKAEDTGNMIIGNRLDICVHTRPEAMRWGKQSRQVWVLPPINDVVIEMKTARLDNPSVFDES
- a CDS encoding acyltransferase family protein translates to MAREAPVDIAKGIGIILVVAGHTIIGFGSQHEHLYNFTHSFNMPLFLGISVIFISKKRSISAFFNSKFKRFVIPFLSWVVVYAILSNLMNYIKVQLQSVVVINEAITYHALNEYLMIPFLGNWISLKNAGLYVELWFLPAAFSLALLFRFILELDFKNNKIIIAIVSIIASLLMVYFNNLYKLHNMIPWGIDIAITCLPFYYLCQFRKIFYKLNTIFIPILIILIVILTYRMPVGIAGMIIDNYFRFILAANLGIILVFCVSSKLATFRISKILTKIGSRSYLIFTLQGVVFLFWRPLASRISILSNDDLFNAVLFILGLTIPYFLYPVVDKFKVSRFLLLGADKKSS